In one Gossypium hirsutum isolate 1008001.06 chromosome D09, Gossypium_hirsutum_v2.1, whole genome shotgun sequence genomic region, the following are encoded:
- the LOC107892686 gene encoding uncharacterized protein has protein sequence MEFVDYALVWWDQLLISRRRTGEGLVRTWEDMKRIMRRRFVPSHYHRDLFQKLQTLKQGNRSVEDYFKEMEMSMMRANIVEDHEATMARFLAGLNSEIANIVEMQHYVELDDMVHMAIKIERQQRRKASTRGNTPFKSFSNPLYTPNNARKQAPQLPLRIREPGESSKPKPSIADNGRGKQLMVAPERSRDIQCFKCLGRGHVASQCPNRRVMLMQEDGEIESDSEEDVHELPTKEDEENDLEVAESGQVMEIIVVKRSLNVQQVQDEQQRETIFHTRCKVQDKRLQWLNDGGEFRVTKQVVVPFSIGNYKDEVLCDVVLIDATHLLLGRPWQYDKRAMHDGFTNRYSFMHAGKKITLAPLTPSQVIEDQTSLKKSKEVAKEKKKISVYASNREIRKCLSSHQSLFILMFKDHCLLAEFPTNLPASIVSLLQEFEDVFPKETPKGLPPLCGIEHQIDFIPGATIPNRPAYRTNPEETKELQRQVAELMDKGLYSRKSESMCCSGVVSTEERWVLEDVRRL, from the exons ATGGAGTTTGTTGACTATGCACTGGTATGGTGGGACCAATTACTGATTAGTCGACGACGTACAGGTGAAGGTCTAGTGAGAACATGGGAAGATATGAAGCGTATCATGCGGAGACGATTTGTTCCTTCTCACTATCATCGAGATTTATTTCAGAAATTACAAACCTTGAAACAGGGCAACAGGAGCGTTGAGGACTATTTCAAGGAGATGGAGATGTCCATGATGCGTGCAAACATAGTTGAGGACCATGAGGCGACTATGGCTCGGTTTTTGGCAGGTTTAAATTCTGAAATAGCAAACATTGTTGAAATGCAACATTATGTTGAGTTGGATGACATGGTGCATATGGCGATCAAAATTGAGCGACAACAACGTAGAAAAGCTTCTACTCGAGGTAATACTCCATTTAAATCTTTTTCGAATCCTTTATATACCCCTAACAATGCCAGGAAACAAGCACCACAACTGCCATTACGGATTCGAGAGCCAGGCGAATCCAGCAAACCAAAGCCTTCCATTGCTGATAATGGACGTGGCAAACAACTAATGGTGGCACCAGAACGATCAAGAGATATTCAGTGCTTTAAGTGCCTTGGTAGAGGACATGTTGCTAGCCAGTGTCCTAATCGGAGGGTtatgttgatgcaagaagatGGAGAGATCGAGTCAGATTCTGAGGAAGATGTACATGAACTCCCGActaaagaagatgaagagaatGACCTAGAAGTTGCTGAATCTGGTCAAGTTATGGAGATCATTGTTGTCAAACGTAGTTTGAATGTGCAACAGGTGCAAGACGAGCAACAACGTGAGACTATCTTTCACACACGATGCAAGGTTCAAGATAAG AGGTTGCAGTGGTTAAATGACGGTGGAGAATTTAGAGTGACAAAACAAGTGGTTGTACCGTTTTCAATTGGAAACTACAAGGACGaggtcctttgtgatgttgtgttGATAGATGCTACTCACCTTCTTTTGGGGCGCCCTTGGCAGTATGACAAGAGGGCAATGCATGATGGTTTTACAAATCGATACTCTTTTATGCATGCAGGTAAGAAGATTACTTTGGCTCCTTTGACACCGAGTCAAGTAATTGAAGATCAAACAAGCTTGAAAAAGAGTAAGGAAGttgcaaaggagaagaaaaagataAGCGTATATGCAAGCAATCGAGAAATCAGGAAATGTCTTTCCTCTCACCAATCcttgtttattttaatgtttaaagatcattgtttattGGCTGAGTTTCCTACTAATTTGCCTGCATCGATTGTGTCCCTTTTGCAGGAGTTTGAGGATGTGTTTCCGAAAGAAACACCGAAGGGATTACCACCTCTTTGTGGCATTGAGCACCAGATTGATTTCATTCCAGGTGCTACcattccaaatcgaccagcttatcgtACTAaccctgaagagacgaaagagcTTCAAAGGCAAGTTGCAGAATTGATGGACAAAGGGTTATATTCGAGAAAGTCTGAGTCCATGTGTTGTTCCGGTGTTGTTAGTAccgaagaaagatgggtcttggaggatgtgcgtagattgTAG